In Pengzhenrongella sicca, a single genomic region encodes these proteins:
- the zapE gene encoding cell division protein ZapE, with protein sequence MTVPDATPAVSPDATPGAARDARPAATAAATRAATPVSLAGRRPEVPVARLLAELVPPRHFAAESFDTYLPDPQFASQGSALARLRAVAAAIREPARGSWLTGRRRAPAPAVYLDGGFGVGKTHLLASLAHAVGTDRTAYGTFVEFTNLVGALGFAPTVEALAGNALVAIDEFELDDPGDTVLMSRLLRELADRGVALAATSNTLPESLGEGRFAAEDFLREIQALAARFEVLRVDGEDYRHRATVTEGAPLPDAAVRAAVRARPGATLDDFRTLLGHLAQVHPSRYGALLDGVSAVGLTAVGPVEHESEALRLVVLVDRLYDRDVPVLLGGSGARGLFSPAMLRGGYRKKYFRALSRLGALADDGGELTASG encoded by the coding sequence GTGACCGTTCCCGACGCGACCCCGGCCGTCAGCCCCGACGCGACCCCCGGCGCAGCCCGCGACGCGCGCCCCGCCGCGACCGCCGCCGCGACCCGAGCCGCGACCCCGGTCTCCCTCGCGGGCCGTCGGCCCGAGGTGCCGGTCGCACGGCTGCTGGCCGAGCTCGTCCCGCCGCGGCACTTCGCGGCGGAGTCGTTCGACACCTACCTGCCCGACCCGCAGTTCGCGAGCCAGGGATCCGCCCTCGCCCGGCTGCGCGCCGTGGCCGCCGCGATCCGCGAGCCCGCGCGCGGCTCGTGGCTGACCGGTCGGCGCCGCGCTCCCGCGCCCGCGGTGTACCTGGACGGCGGCTTCGGCGTCGGGAAGACCCACCTGCTCGCGTCGCTCGCTCACGCCGTCGGCACCGACCGGACGGCCTACGGGACGTTCGTGGAGTTCACCAACCTCGTCGGCGCGCTCGGCTTCGCGCCGACGGTCGAGGCGCTCGCGGGCAACGCGCTCGTGGCCATCGACGAGTTCGAGCTCGACGATCCCGGCGACACGGTCCTGATGTCCCGGCTGCTGCGCGAGCTCGCGGACCGCGGCGTCGCGCTCGCCGCGACGTCGAACACGCTGCCCGAGTCGCTCGGGGAGGGCCGCTTCGCGGCCGAGGACTTCCTGCGCGAGATCCAGGCGCTCGCGGCCCGGTTCGAGGTGCTGCGCGTCGACGGCGAGGACTACCGGCACCGCGCCACCGTGACCGAGGGCGCGCCGCTGCCCGATGCCGCCGTCCGGGCGGCGGTCCGGGCCCGCCCCGGCGCGACGCTCGACGACTTCCGCACCCTGCTCGGGCACCTCGCACAGGTGCACCCGAGCCGGTACGGCGCGCTGCTGGACGGCGTGAGCGCCGTCGGCCTGACCGCCGTGGGGCCGGTCGAGCACGAGAGCGAGGCGCTGCGCCTCGTGGTGCTCGTGGACCGGCTTTACGACCGTGACGTGCCGGTGCTGCTCGGCGGTTCGGGTGCGCGCGGCCTGTTCAGCCCGGCCATGCTGCGCGGAGGGTACCGCAAGAAGTACTTCCGCGCGCTGTCCCGGCTCGGCGCGCTCGCCGACGACGGCGGCGAGCTCACGGCGTCGGGCTAG
- a CDS encoding dihydrofolate reductase family protein, whose translation MPAASPAPPPVPPSALPPTAERPTLDVLLPLARAGERLPADPGEAALTALYDHPLPAPAPGALADSWVRANMIASLDGAAAGADRRSGSLNGPADLRVFRVLRAAADVVLVGAGTARAEGYGALRVPAELAAARAARGQRPDLPLALVSRSGEIPAGLLDSGDPPLVVTVADRPDLAALQARIGADRVLVAGDREVDLPAALAALRDRGLTRVLTEGGPRLLGSLLTAGLVDELCLTWSPLLVGGPAPRAVDGAPWLRPAVSARPAHLLHSDAVLLGRWLL comes from the coding sequence ATGCCCGCCGCCTCGCCCGCACCCCCGCCGGTACCGCCATCCGCGCTCCCGCCCACCGCCGAGCGCCCGACCCTCGACGTGCTGCTCCCGCTCGCGCGCGCCGGCGAGCGGCTGCCCGCCGACCCCGGCGAGGCGGCCCTCACTGCGCTCTACGACCACCCGCTGCCCGCGCCGGCGCCGGGAGCACTGGCGGACAGCTGGGTCCGCGCGAACATGATCGCGAGCCTCGACGGCGCCGCGGCGGGCGCCGACCGCCGCTCTGGCTCCCTCAACGGCCCCGCCGACCTGCGGGTGTTCCGCGTGCTCCGGGCCGCCGCCGACGTGGTCCTAGTCGGCGCCGGCACCGCGCGCGCCGAGGGCTACGGGGCGCTGCGCGTCCCGGCCGAGCTCGCCGCGGCGCGCGCGGCGCGGGGGCAACGCCCCGACCTGCCGCTCGCGCTCGTGAGCCGCTCCGGCGAGATTCCCGCCGGGCTGCTCGACTCCGGCGACCCGCCCCTGGTCGTGACGGTCGCGGACCGCCCGGATCTCGCCGCCCTCCAGGCCCGGATCGGGGCCGATCGCGTGCTGGTCGCGGGCGACCGCGAGGTCGACCTGCCGGCCGCCCTGGCGGCCCTGAGGGACCGCGGACTCACCCGCGTGCTCACCGAGGGCGGGCCCCGGCTGCTGGGGAGCCTGCTGACGGCCGGCCTGGTCGACGAGCTCTGCCTGACCTGGAGCCCGCTGCTCGTCGGCGGCCCCGCGCCGCGCGCTGTCGACGGCGCCCCATGGCTGCGCCCGGCGGTCTCCGCGCGGCCCGCCCACCTGCTGCACTCCGACGCGGTGCTGCTGGGCCGGTGGCTCCTCTAG
- a CDS encoding carboxylate--amine ligase codes for MSSPAPMLPVILGADIGVYALARAFHEEYGVRSIVVSGAALGPVARSAIIDNVLLGPDASPVDMVDRLVQLAGEHPGRTLVLLANSDWLVRVVVRHRARLEPHYVVPFLSEDLLDRIADKATFAEICAGLDIDVPRTIVQDFAAAGEAGWAPVDVDLAYPLIAKAASSADYQDVHFAGKKKVFEIADQAELDALWASLAAAGFRGRFVVQDLVPGDDTQMRSITAYVDSRGEITLLCSAHVLLEEHTPSGLGNPAAMITQRIEPMLEQARRFLRETGYVGFANFDVKVDPRDGSYRFFEVNPRIGRNNYYLTAAGANPMRFLVQDRVEGLAVEPVVVEKEILYSILPPRLLLRYVLDPALHAKVRALIRAGAVAHPLRYYPTDGSLARRAYVLAAKLNQIRKFRRYYPTATTTGF; via the coding sequence GTGAGCTCGCCGGCCCCGATGCTCCCCGTCATCCTGGGCGCGGACATCGGGGTGTACGCGCTCGCGCGTGCGTTCCATGAGGAGTACGGCGTGCGGTCGATCGTCGTCAGCGGCGCGGCGCTCGGGCCGGTGGCGCGCTCGGCCATCATCGACAACGTGCTCCTGGGGCCGGACGCGTCGCCCGTGGACATGGTCGACCGGCTGGTGCAGCTCGCGGGGGAGCACCCCGGGCGCACGCTCGTCCTGCTCGCCAACTCGGACTGGCTGGTGCGCGTCGTCGTCCGCCACCGCGCCCGCCTGGAGCCGCACTACGTCGTGCCGTTCCTGTCCGAGGACCTGCTCGACCGCATCGCCGACAAGGCGACGTTCGCCGAGATCTGCGCGGGCCTCGACATCGACGTGCCGCGCACGATCGTGCAGGACTTCGCCGCCGCGGGGGAGGCTGGCTGGGCGCCCGTGGACGTCGACCTCGCGTACCCGCTGATCGCAAAGGCGGCCAGCAGCGCCGACTACCAGGACGTGCACTTCGCCGGCAAGAAGAAGGTCTTCGAGATCGCCGACCAGGCGGAGCTCGACGCGCTGTGGGCCTCGCTCGCCGCGGCAGGCTTCCGGGGCCGGTTCGTGGTGCAGGACCTCGTCCCCGGCGACGACACGCAGATGCGCTCGATCACCGCGTACGTCGACAGCCGGGGCGAGATCACGCTCCTGTGCTCGGCGCACGTGCTGCTCGAGGAGCACACGCCGTCCGGGCTCGGCAACCCGGCCGCGATGATCACCCAGCGGATCGAGCCGATGCTCGAGCAGGCCCGACGGTTCCTGCGCGAGACGGGATACGTGGGCTTCGCGAACTTCGACGTCAAGGTCGACCCCCGCGACGGGAGCTACCGGTTCTTCGAGGTCAACCCGCGGATCGGCCGCAACAACTACTACCTGACGGCCGCCGGGGCGAACCCCATGCGCTTCCTGGTCCAGGACCGGGTCGAGGGCCTCGCCGTCGAGCCGGTCGTGGTCGAGAAGGAGATCCTGTACTCGATCCTGCCGCCGCGGCTGCTCCTGCGGTACGTGCTCGACCCCGCGCTGCACGCGAAGGTGCGCGCGCTGATCCGCGCCGGGGCCGTCGCGCACCCCCTGCGGTACTACCCGACGGACGGTTCGCTGGCGCGCCGGGCCTACGTGCTCGCGGCCAAGCTCAACCAGATCCGCAAGTTTCGCCGGTACTACCCGACGGCCACGACGACCGGGTTCTGA
- the gndA gene encoding NADP-dependent phosphogluconate dehydrogenase: MSATATIGVTGLAVMGRNLARNFARHGYTVAVHNRSFAKTQSLVADHGDDGTFVPSESMADFVASLATPRKIVIMVKAGGPTDAVISELIPLLEAGDIVIDAGNAHFPDTIRREGELKAHGLHFVGSGVSGGEEGALNGPSIMPGGSPESYRVLGPILEDISAKVDGVPCCTYIGPDGAGHFVKMVHNGIEYADMQLIAEAYDLLRLGLGASAAEIGEIFAQWNTGDLESFLIEISADVLAHTDPATGQAFVDVVLDQAEQKGTGRWTVQNALDLGVPITGIAEATFARALSGSVPQRAAAVGVLPAHVSAWDIPDRAAFIEDVRLALYASKVVAYSQGFDQIAAASAEFGWDVDRGAMARIWRGGCIIRARFLNRITEAYERDAHLPLLLADEYFTGAVGNGVASWRRVVAAAALSGVPTPAFSSSLAYYDGVRAERLPAALIQAQRDFFGAHTYRRVDRAGTFHTEWTGDRTETTL, encoded by the coding sequence ATGTCCGCAACAGCGACGATCGGTGTCACCGGCCTGGCCGTCATGGGCCGGAATCTGGCCCGGAACTTCGCGCGGCACGGCTACACCGTCGCGGTGCACAACCGCTCGTTCGCGAAGACGCAGTCGCTCGTGGCCGACCACGGCGACGACGGCACGTTCGTCCCGTCCGAGTCGATGGCCGACTTCGTCGCCTCGCTCGCCACGCCCCGCAAGATCGTGATCATGGTCAAGGCGGGCGGCCCGACGGACGCGGTCATCAGCGAGCTGATCCCGCTGCTCGAGGCGGGCGACATCGTCATCGACGCCGGCAACGCCCACTTCCCGGACACGATCCGGCGCGAGGGCGAGCTCAAGGCGCACGGCCTGCACTTCGTCGGCTCGGGCGTCTCGGGCGGCGAGGAAGGCGCGCTCAACGGCCCGAGCATCATGCCCGGCGGCTCGCCGGAGTCCTACCGCGTGCTCGGGCCGATCCTCGAGGACATCTCGGCCAAGGTCGACGGCGTCCCGTGCTGCACCTACATCGGGCCCGACGGCGCGGGGCACTTCGTGAAGATGGTGCACAACGGTATCGAGTACGCCGACATGCAGCTCATCGCGGAGGCCTACGACCTGCTGCGGCTCGGCCTGGGCGCCAGCGCCGCCGAGATCGGCGAGATCTTCGCGCAGTGGAACACCGGCGACCTCGAGTCGTTCCTCATCGAGATCTCGGCGGACGTCCTCGCGCACACCGACCCGGCGACCGGGCAGGCGTTCGTCGACGTCGTGCTCGACCAGGCCGAGCAGAAGGGAACCGGGCGCTGGACCGTGCAGAACGCGCTCGACCTGGGCGTCCCGATCACGGGGATCGCCGAGGCGACGTTCGCCCGGGCGCTGTCCGGCTCGGTGCCGCAGCGCGCCGCCGCCGTCGGCGTCCTGCCGGCGCACGTGAGCGCCTGGGACATCCCCGACCGGGCCGCGTTCATCGAGGACGTCCGCCTCGCGCTCTACGCCTCCAAGGTGGTCGCGTACTCGCAGGGCTTCGACCAGATCGCGGCGGCCTCGGCCGAGTTCGGCTGGGACGTGGACCGCGGCGCGATGGCGCGGATCTGGCGCGGGGGCTGCATCATCCGGGCGCGCTTCCTCAACCGGATCACCGAGGCGTACGAGCGCGACGCGCACCTGCCCCTGCTGCTCGCCGACGAGTACTTCACCGGCGCCGTCGGCAACGGCGTCGCGTCGTGGCGTCGCGTCGTGGCCGCGGCCGCGCTCAGTGGTGTGCCGACGCCGGCGTTCTCGTCCTCGCTCGCCTACTACGACGGCGTGCGGGCCGAGCGGCTGCCCGCGGCGCTGATCCAGGCGCAGCGTGACTTCTTCGGGGCGCACACCTACCGCCGGGTCGACCGCGCAGGCACCTTCCACACCGAGTGGACCGGCGACCGCACCGAGACGACGCTGTGA
- a CDS encoding DUF3000 domain-containing protein — protein MTSGQPEVPAEFLRALRSLRAAKLRPEVLLEEVPGPARIAPFSVALTADVVAGQSEEELASGRFVVLHDPAGQESWDGTFRLVTFVRATLEPELGADAMLAEVAWSWFEDAVAGAGVVAHAASGTVTRVLSQSFGDLSDRPEEVEVEIRASWTAPDGDLTPHLVAWADLLCQAAGLPPVPPGVTSIGPRR, from the coding sequence ATCACTTCCGGTCAGCCCGAGGTGCCCGCGGAGTTCCTCCGGGCGCTGCGGTCCCTGCGCGCGGCGAAGCTGCGCCCCGAGGTCCTCCTCGAAGAGGTCCCCGGCCCGGCCCGGATCGCGCCGTTCAGCGTCGCGCTGACGGCCGACGTCGTCGCCGGCCAGTCCGAGGAGGAGCTCGCGTCCGGCCGGTTCGTCGTGCTGCACGACCCCGCCGGCCAGGAGTCGTGGGACGGCACCTTCCGGCTGGTGACGTTCGTGCGCGCGACGCTCGAGCCCGAGCTCGGCGCCGACGCGATGCTGGCCGAGGTCGCCTGGTCCTGGTTCGAGGACGCCGTCGCGGGCGCCGGCGTCGTCGCGCACGCGGCCAGCGGCACCGTGACCCGCGTCCTGTCGCAGAGCTTCGGCGACCTCTCGGACCGGCCCGAGGAGGTCGAGGTCGAGATCCGCGCGTCCTGGACGGCTCCCGACGGCGACCTCACGCCGCACCTGGTGGCGTGGGCGGACCTCCTGTGCCAGGCGGCCGGACTGCCGCCGGTCCCCCCCGGCGTCACCTCCATCGGACCGCGCCGCTGA
- a CDS encoding helix-turn-helix transcriptional regulator: MSIEPLLTSSPLQRAVGTVNPVRRPTLPGQMCIVVNELREGEGTTLVRNLGRRGTTRVVLLARRAARRELVQLLAGGLRGAVAADPRRMQLVAGGERPGALSLPVQAAPAAHPDLTTRELGVLKLVADGNSNRMIGEELGLSALTVKSHLARISRKLGTGDRAQLVAIVIRSGLLP, encoded by the coding sequence GTGAGCATCGAGCCGCTCCTCACCAGCTCCCCCCTTCAACGCGCCGTCGGCACGGTCAACCCCGTACGGCGCCCGACCCTGCCGGGGCAGATGTGCATCGTCGTCAACGAGCTGCGCGAGGGCGAGGGCACGACGCTCGTGCGCAACCTCGGGCGGCGCGGAACGACGCGCGTCGTCCTGCTCGCCCGCCGCGCCGCGCGGCGCGAGCTCGTCCAGCTTCTCGCCGGCGGCCTGCGCGGAGCCGTCGCCGCCGACCCTCGCCGCATGCAGCTCGTCGCGGGGGGCGAACGGCCCGGCGCGCTCTCGCTGCCCGTCCAGGCGGCGCCCGCTGCCCACCCCGACCTGACCACGCGCGAGCTCGGCGTGCTCAAGCTGGTCGCGGACGGCAACAGCAACCGGATGATCGGCGAGGAGCTCGGCCTGTCCGCGCTCACCGTCAAGAGCCACCTCGCGCGCATCTCCCGCAAGCTCGGCACCGGCGACCGGGCTCAGCTCGTCGCCATCGTCATCCGGAGCGGGTTGCTGCCCTGA
- a CDS encoding HRDC domain-containing protein, with product MDLEQPAEPVGALDAPVVPPAGGPTNATADDDAPAPLEVIPLVEPADGIPAVIETPEAYAEVVAAFAAGTGPVGVDAERASGYRYGQATYLVQLRREGAGTALIDPIALPDLSALSDALVGVEWVLHASSQDLPGLHEQGLRPSRVFDTEVGARLLGLDRVGLAAVVAELLGFGLSKEHSAVDWSTRPLPEDWLRYAALDVEVLVELRAVMADRLAEAGKAEWAAQEFEALRLAPPALPRIDPWRRVSGLHAVRDARRLAVVRELWHTRDENARSRDISPGRVLPDHAIVAAAQALPRSVDQLSALPAFSGKGARRRITLWQQAIDRGLALGDAELPSVRGPRTDAPPPPRAWPDRDPAAAARLAVAREAVIELSVEHHIPVENLLQPDLLRRLCWSPPPQLDADSIAPVLAAGGARRWQVELVTPRLAEAFVTHE from the coding sequence ATGGATCTCGAGCAACCGGCCGAACCGGTCGGCGCCCTCGACGCGCCGGTCGTCCCCCCTGCGGGTGGGCCCACCAACGCGACGGCCGACGACGACGCCCCCGCCCCGCTCGAGGTGATCCCCCTGGTCGAACCGGCCGACGGCATCCCCGCGGTGATCGAGACCCCCGAGGCGTATGCCGAGGTGGTCGCGGCCTTCGCCGCCGGGACGGGCCCGGTGGGCGTCGACGCCGAGCGCGCCTCGGGCTACCGGTACGGCCAGGCCACCTACCTCGTCCAGCTGCGCCGCGAGGGCGCTGGCACGGCGCTGATCGACCCGATCGCACTGCCGGACCTGTCCGCGCTGTCGGATGCGCTCGTCGGCGTCGAGTGGGTGCTGCACGCGTCGTCGCAGGACCTGCCGGGCCTGCACGAGCAGGGCCTGCGACCGTCGCGCGTGTTCGACACCGAGGTCGGCGCGCGCCTGCTCGGCCTCGACCGGGTCGGCCTCGCCGCCGTCGTCGCCGAGCTGCTCGGGTTCGGCCTGTCGAAGGAGCACTCGGCGGTCGACTGGTCGACGCGCCCGCTGCCCGAGGACTGGCTGCGCTACGCGGCCCTCGACGTCGAGGTGCTCGTCGAGCTCCGCGCCGTGATGGCGGACCGCCTGGCCGAGGCGGGCAAGGCCGAGTGGGCCGCGCAGGAGTTCGAGGCGCTGCGGCTCGCGCCGCCGGCCCTGCCGCGGATCGACCCGTGGCGCCGGGTGTCCGGGCTGCACGCCGTCCGGGACGCGCGCCGCCTCGCCGTGGTGCGGGAGCTGTGGCACACGCGGGACGAGAACGCGCGCAGCCGCGACATCTCCCCCGGGCGCGTGCTGCCCGATCACGCCATCGTCGCCGCGGCCCAGGCCCTGCCCCGCTCCGTCGACCAGCTCAGCGCCCTGCCCGCCTTCTCGGGCAAGGGCGCCCGCCGCCGGATCACGCTGTGGCAGCAGGCGATCGACCGCGGGCTCGCGCTCGGCGACGCCGAGCTGCCGTCCGTGCGGGGCCCGCGCACCGACGCGCCGCCGCCGCCGCGCGCCTGGCCGGACCGCGACCCCGCCGCCGCCGCCCGGCTCGCCGTCGCCCGCGAGGCCGTCATCGAGCTGTCCGTCGAGCACCACATCCCGGTCGAGAACCTCCTCCAGCCCGACCTGCTGCGGCGGCTGTGCTGGAGCCCGCCGCCCCAGCTCGACGCCGACTCGATCGCGCCCGTGCTCGCCGCGGGCGGGGCGCGCCGCTGGCAGGTCGAGCTGGTCACCCCGCGGCTCGCTGAGGCTTTTGTTACTCATGAGTAA
- a CDS encoding thiolase family protein, producing MPSTPAHPAVRPVVFVEGVRTPFGRARPDGIYAHTRADDLAVKALREVLRRHPELPPERIDEVAFAATTQTGDQGLTLGRTVGVLAGLPASVPGYAIDRMCAGGMTAVTTTAAGIGVGAQDVVLAGGVEHMGRHPMGAGADPNPRFAAERLVSADALDMGKTAENLHDRFPALTRKRADAFGVASQAKYAAALAAGKIDPDLVPVALRDPDRGWGLATADEPPRPGTTLESIRGLATPFRPGGRVTAATSAPLTDGAAVCLLAAEETAAELGLGARMRMHAFAYAGVAPEVMGLGPVPATRRVLARAGLTIDDIGLFELNEAFAVQVLAFLDAFSIADDDPRVNPYGGAIAVGHPLASSGVRLMTQLARQFAERPDVRYGLTAMCVGLGQGGSILWENPHHREYDGYRPAATTTSPKNEVL from the coding sequence ATGCCGAGCACGCCCGCGCACCCCGCCGTCCGCCCCGTCGTGTTCGTCGAGGGGGTCCGCACCCCGTTCGGGCGCGCCCGGCCCGACGGCATCTATGCGCACACGCGCGCGGACGACCTGGCGGTCAAGGCCCTGCGGGAGGTGCTTCGCCGCCACCCGGAGCTGCCGCCCGAGCGCATCGACGAGGTCGCGTTCGCGGCGACGACCCAGACCGGCGACCAGGGCCTGACGCTCGGCCGCACGGTCGGCGTGCTCGCGGGGCTGCCCGCGTCCGTGCCCGGGTACGCGATCGACCGGATGTGCGCCGGCGGCATGACCGCCGTGACCACGACCGCCGCGGGGATCGGCGTCGGTGCGCAGGACGTCGTGCTCGCCGGCGGCGTCGAGCACATGGGCCGCCACCCGATGGGCGCGGGCGCCGACCCGAACCCGCGGTTCGCCGCCGAGCGGCTCGTCAGCGCGGACGCCCTCGACATGGGCAAGACCGCCGAGAACCTGCACGACCGCTTCCCCGCGCTGACGCGCAAGCGCGCCGACGCGTTCGGCGTCGCCAGCCAGGCGAAGTACGCCGCCGCGCTCGCCGCCGGCAAGATCGACCCCGACCTCGTGCCGGTCGCGCTGCGCGACCCCGACCGCGGCTGGGGGCTGGCGACGGCCGACGAGCCGCCCCGCCCGGGCACGACCCTGGAGTCCATCCGGGGTCTCGCCACCCCCTTTCGGCCCGGCGGCCGCGTGACGGCGGCGACGTCCGCGCCGCTGACCGACGGCGCGGCCGTGTGCCTGCTCGCGGCCGAGGAGACGGCGGCCGAGCTCGGCCTCGGCGCCCGCATGCGCATGCACGCGTTCGCGTACGCGGGGGTCGCCCCCGAGGTCATGGGCCTCGGGCCGGTGCCCGCGACCCGCCGCGTGCTGGCCCGCGCCGGGCTGACCATCGACGACATCGGGCTGTTCGAGCTCAACGAGGCGTTCGCGGTGCAGGTGCTCGCGTTCCTCGACGCGTTTTCGATCGCGGACGACGACCCGCGCGTGAACCCGTACGGCGGCGCGATCGCCGTCGGGCACCCGCTCGCGAGCTCCGGCGTGCGGCTCATGACGCAGCTCGCGCGGCAGTTCGCCGAGCGGCCCGACGTCCGGTACGGGCTCACCGCGATGTGCGTCGGGCTCGGCCAGGGCGGCTCCATCCTCTGGGAGAACCCGCACCACCGCGAGTACGACGGCTACCGACCGGCCGCGACCACGACCAGCCCGAAGAACGAGGTGCTCTGA
- a CDS encoding 3-hydroxyacyl-CoA dehydrogenase NAD-binding domain-containing protein, with amino-acid sequence MTDAAATQTSSRPAAAARPERITHAHVRDVRLPRGAGVLALVTLDNGFDHTKPTTLGPLGLGELRATLLEQQRRAAAGEIVAVAITGKPYYLAAGADLTMAAQLPSAADARALAEIGHAAYRLLGELAVPTFAYINGMALGGGLEVALHCTYRTVAGDVTALALPETFLGLIPGWGGCYLLPQLVGVTRALELILTRPLANNRMTAAADAVELGVADVLLHPADFLEQSLEWTADVLAGRVDVVRRELEDEAEWDAVVAATRARLDQRLHGARQAPYRALALVAAARTSDRETAFAAEDDALTDLMMSDELRASLYAFDLTTRKARKPAGAPDEALARPVRAVGIVGAGLMAGQLAVLLARRLRVPVALRDLDDERVAAGRAGIEALVGGLAAKGRVSQDEANRILASITVSTDLAALAGADLVIEAVTEVLAVKQRVFAELEDVVAPDAILATNTSALSVTAMAAGLRHPERVVGLHFFNPVAQMPLVEVVRTPDSSEQAVATAFAVTKALGKTAVGVSDHPGFVVNRLLLRLLAEVAAAVEAGTPVETADVALRPLGLPMGPFTLIQLVGLPVALHVLGSLHDALGDRFPLSPGLERLGREGRRVVPEADGRGAEQAVDPAIQAAFDAARGGAAGSAPLDTGGVREAVLAGLTQEIGLMLAEGVVDSPDQIDLCMILGAGWPFHLGGIAPYLDRAGYSERLLGRRLHPDGAANVPAPR; translated from the coding sequence ATGACCGACGCCGCCGCGACGCAGACGTCGTCCCGCCCCGCCGCGGCCGCGCGGCCCGAGCGGATCACGCACGCACACGTCCGGGACGTCCGGCTGCCGCGCGGCGCGGGCGTCCTGGCCCTGGTCACGCTCGACAACGGCTTCGACCACACGAAGCCGACGACGCTCGGCCCCCTCGGCCTGGGCGAGCTCCGCGCGACGCTGCTCGAGCAGCAGCGCCGCGCCGCGGCGGGCGAGATCGTCGCCGTCGCCATCACGGGCAAGCCCTACTACCTCGCCGCGGGCGCTGACCTGACGATGGCCGCCCAGCTGCCGAGCGCGGCCGACGCGCGCGCGCTCGCCGAGATCGGGCACGCCGCCTACCGGCTGCTGGGCGAGCTGGCCGTGCCGACGTTCGCGTACATCAACGGCATGGCCCTCGGCGGCGGCCTCGAGGTCGCGCTGCACTGCACCTACCGCACCGTCGCCGGCGACGTCACGGCGCTCGCCCTGCCCGAGACGTTCCTGGGCCTGATCCCCGGCTGGGGCGGCTGCTACCTGCTCCCCCAGCTCGTCGGCGTCACGCGCGCGCTCGAGCTGATCCTGACCCGCCCCCTGGCCAACAACCGCATGACCGCCGCGGCGGACGCCGTCGAGCTCGGCGTCGCCGACGTGCTGCTGCACCCGGCCGACTTCCTCGAGCAGTCGCTCGAGTGGACCGCCGACGTGCTCGCGGGCCGGGTCGACGTCGTCCGGCGCGAGCTCGAGGACGAGGCCGAGTGGGACGCCGTCGTCGCGGCGACGCGGGCGCGGCTCGACCAGCGGCTGCACGGCGCCCGCCAGGCGCCCTACCGCGCGCTCGCGCTCGTCGCCGCCGCGCGCACGAGCGACCGGGAGACCGCCTTCGCGGCCGAGGACGACGCGCTCACCGACCTGATGATGTCCGACGAGCTGCGGGCCAGCCTCTACGCGTTCGACCTCACCACGCGCAAGGCGCGCAAGCCCGCCGGCGCCCCCGACGAGGCGCTCGCCCGGCCCGTCCGCGCCGTCGGGATCGTGGGCGCCGGCCTGATGGCGGGCCAGCTCGCCGTGCTCCTGGCGCGGCGGCTGCGCGTTCCCGTGGCGCTGCGGGACCTGGACGACGAGCGGGTCGCGGCCGGGCGCGCCGGCATCGAGGCGCTCGTCGGCGGGCTCGCGGCGAAGGGTCGCGTGAGCCAGGACGAGGCCAACCGGATCCTCGCCTCCATCACCGTCAGCACGGACCTCGCCGCGCTGGCGGGGGCCGATCTCGTGATCGAGGCCGTCACCGAGGTGCTCGCCGTCAAGCAGCGCGTCTTCGCCGAGCTCGAGGACGTCGTCGCACCCGACGCGATCCTCGCGACGAACACGTCGGCGCTGTCCGTCACCGCGATGGCGGCGGGCCTGCGGCACCCCGAGCGCGTCGTCGGCCTGCACTTCTTCAACCCGGTCGCCCAGATGCCGCTCGTGGAGGTGGTGCGCACGCCGGACTCGAGCGAGCAGGCCGTCGCGACCGCGTTCGCCGTGACGAAGGCGCTCGGCAAGACGGCGGTCGGCGTCAGCGACCACCCGGGCTTCGTCGTGAACCGGCTGCTGCTGCGCCTGCTGGCCGAGGTCGCCGCGGCCGTCGAGGCGGGCACCCCGGTCGAGACCGCCGACGTCGCGCTACGCCCCCTGGGCCTGCCGATGGGGCCGTTCACGCTCATCCAGCTCGTGGGCCTGCCCGTGGCGCTGCACGTGCTGGGCTCGCTGCACGACGCGCTCGGCGACCGGTTCCCCCTGTCTCCCGGCCTGGAGCGGCTGGGCCGCGAGGGTCGCCGCGTCGTGCCCGAGGCCGACGGCCGCGGGGCGGAGCAGGCCGTCGACCCCGCGATCCAGGCGGCCTTCGACGCGGCGCGCGGCGGCGCCGCCGGGTCCGCGCCGCTCGACACCGGCGGCGTGCGCGAGGCCGTGCTCGCCGGCCTCACGCAGGAGATCGGCCTCATGCTCGCCGAGGGCGTGGTCGACTCCCCGGACCAGATCGACCTGTGCATGATCCTCGGGGCCGGCTGGCCGTTCCACCTCGGCGGGATCGCCCCGTATCTCGACCGTGCGGGTTACTCCGAGCGACTGCTGGGCCGCCGCCTGCACCCCGATGGCGCGGCCAACGTCCCGGCACCTCGGTGA